The Acinetobacter pittii genome contains a region encoding:
- a CDS encoding Lrp/AsnC family transcriptional regulator, giving the protein MEEQAENLTPLELKIMRALQENGRLSNAELAKLVGISTSSCWNHTQRLFKIGAILDVRARINPNTVQRGTVVLVGVVLDRSTPDSFQAFEQASGDLENVLECYLVAGEVDYFLKIRVKDLAAFNRFHSEKIIALPGVRQVRTFFVLNEVKTDGMLAF; this is encoded by the coding sequence ATGGAAGAGCAAGCTGAAAATTTGACGCCACTTGAACTGAAAATTATGCGTGCTTTACAAGAAAATGGACGTTTAAGTAATGCTGAGTTGGCAAAACTTGTGGGCATTAGTACATCATCTTGTTGGAATCATACTCAGCGCCTTTTTAAGATTGGGGCCATCTTGGATGTTCGTGCTCGGATCAATCCCAATACCGTTCAACGAGGTACTGTGGTGTTAGTCGGTGTAGTTTTGGATCGTTCAACCCCTGATAGCTTTCAAGCATTTGAACAAGCTTCGGGTGATTTGGAAAATGTTTTAGAATGTTATCTGGTGGCAGGGGAAGTCGACTATTTTCTAAAAATTCGTGTTAAAGATTTAGCTGCGTTTAATCGATTTCATAGTGAAAAGATTATTGCTTTACCCGGAGTAAGACAAGTCCGAACGTTTTTTGTTCTCAATGAAGTTAAAACAGATGGCATGTTGGCATTTTAG
- the leuE gene encoding leucine efflux protein LeuE: protein MFGITDLTTYIIGTFLIVLLPGPNSLYVMSIASRYGIKTGYMGAFGIFTGDLILMLCTVLGAASLLKAFPWVFVILKLTGALYLSYLGFKLLQGSIQRWKQRNQTQPEMADLPALDKIHPYKTALSISLLNPKAILFFLSFFVQFVEPDYAYPALSFLILAVILQIISFSYLTALIFSGIKLSAFFKENHKIAASGIFLVGILFFGFGLKLATSTI from the coding sequence GTGTTCGGCATAACAGATTTAACAACATATATTATTGGTACATTCCTAATTGTGTTATTGCCCGGACCCAATTCTCTTTATGTGATGTCAATTGCTTCACGTTACGGCATTAAAACCGGATATATGGGTGCATTCGGTATTTTCACCGGTGACCTTATTTTAATGCTGTGTACAGTGCTTGGTGCTGCGTCTTTACTTAAAGCATTTCCATGGGTATTTGTTATTCTTAAATTAACAGGTGCACTTTATCTTTCTTACTTAGGCTTTAAACTGTTACAAGGCAGTATTCAACGCTGGAAACAACGTAATCAAACTCAACCAGAAATGGCCGATTTACCCGCTTTAGATAAAATTCATCCTTATAAAACAGCACTTAGTATCAGTTTACTCAACCCTAAAGCGATTTTATTTTTCCTCTCTTTCTTTGTTCAGTTTGTTGAACCCGACTATGCCTACCCAGCTTTAAGCTTTTTAATTTTAGCGGTTATTTTACAGATCATTAGCTTTAGTTATTTAACTGCATTAATCTTCTCTGGAATTAAACTTTCAGCATTTTTTAAAGAGAACCATAAAATTGCAGCGAGCGGAATCTTTCTAGTAGGAATTCTATTTTTTGGGTTTGGTTTAAAACTAGCAACCTCAACGATTTAA